In Toxoplasma gondii ME49 chromosome VIII, whole genome shotgun sequence, a single genomic region encodes these proteins:
- a CDS encoding hypothetical protein (encoded by transcript TGME49_270890): MLPTSEAVVGEHQASNAGTYSADNASSMMPCCGGDIRLSVEESEDASGQTEKQLTGQDQGMVATSQTPHLLQGTVGQPSMLPTSIGSGTTNESSDQVPSGCASLCRFLPDTCVSYKCVLPSPQENSIGYRNLELFVSTLLGKCGEAVDRQRRASAMCLFFALHRAISVHNSNLAKWACMRWHASYVMTRWPPKKTRLAILADAISGRSQWPSAQKETLSPALTEVQRNLRTFDKETIRAMACCLLPNSASSPIVSENMSVNGQGSDPSRPSTLSSVPPAEPHYLDSRNASCPLTKGIGCGNMRGNGADATFSDAGAPLRSPAVSPPASEDSLSATKSPNERRSLLHNKGSTPRDSSAFSASRRNNTLLSTRNISLNSSRSGGLLASRSATRGSGAATAVDQVPTELTDLGKGAAPKLPYGQKPRRLRDGGASPLDLSTVSCTSANSHSGKPVREGTRRDRGTAYGRAGISSGSVTSRNSLSGRTNCRSADEYCARSDKREVKKHETVSELSQADPGPPFFMAAERFAAAATPLISMDYKTLMAAAMCRAAELAGSADSLPTTPRPLN; the protein is encoded by the exons ATGTTGCCAACTTCGGAGGCGGTGGTTGGCGAACACCAGGCTTCGAACGCAGGCACGTACAGTGCAGATAATGCGTCATCCATGATGCCCTGCTGTGGCGGTGACATACGGCTCTCAGTCGAGGAGTCAGAAGACGCCTCAGGccaaacagaaaaacaactcACTGGGCAAGATCAGGGGATGGTTGCCACATCACAGACGCCACATCTACTTCAGGGAACTGTAGGACAGCCGTCCATGCTGCCCACCAGCATTGGTTCAGGAACCACAAACGAATCCTCCGATCAAGTGCCGTCGGGCTGCGCGAGTCTGTGCCGTTTTCTGCCGGACACTTGTGTATCGTACAAATGTGTGTTGCCGTCTCCTCAAGAGAATTCCATCGGCTACCGAAATCTGGAACTCTTCGTTTCGACTTTGTTGGGCAAATGCGGGGAGGCTGTGGACCGCCAGCGTCGCGCCTCCGCcatgtgtctgtttttcgcgcTCCATCGCGCTATCTCGGTCCACAATTCAAACCTCGCCAAAtgggcatgcatgcgttggcACGCGAGTTATGTTATGACGCGTTGGCCGCCAAAAAAAACCAGGCTGGCGATCCTCGCAGACGCAATTTCTGGTCGTTCCCAGTGGCCTAGtgcacagaaagaaacgctgTCTCCGGCCCTCACGGAAGTTCAGCGCAACTTGCGCACTTTCGATAAAGAAACCATTCGCGCGATGGCATGTTGCTTGCTTCCTAACAGTGCATCGTCTCCTATCGTTTCAGAAAACATGTCTGTGAACGGGCAAGGTTCAGACCCCTCTCGACCCTCAACTCTCTCTAGTGTGCCTCCTGCCGAGCCGCACTACCTCGATTCCAGAAATGCTTCATGCCCACTAACCAAAGGAATCGGCTGCGGGAACATGCGCGGGAACGGCGCAGACGCGACGTTTTCGGATGCAGGAGCACCTCTTCGTTCGCCTGCGGTGAGTCCTCCTGCCTCGGAAGATTCGTTGTCAGCCACGAAAAGTCCTAACGAGCGGCGCTCTTTGTTGCACAACAAGGGATCCACTCCACGCGACTCGTCGGCTTTTTCAGCAAGCAGGAGAAACAACACATTGTTATCCACGAGAAACATAAGCCTGAATTCTTCGCGAAGCGGGGGACTCCTTGCATCGCGATCGGCCACGCGTGGGTCAGGCGCAGCCACAGCCGTCGATCAAGTGCCTACGGAACTTACGGATCTCGGCAAAGGAGCAGCTCCGAAACTTCCTTACGGACAGAAACCTCGCAGATTGAGAGATGGCGGCGCAAGCCCGCTGGATCTCAGCACCGTTTCCTGCACATCGGCGAACTCCCACAGTGGAAAGCCGGTACGGGAaggaacgcgaagagacCGAGGAACTGCATATGGCAGAGCGGGGATATCATCGGGCAGCGTTACGTCTCGAAATTCGTTAAGCGGGCGCACTAACTGCAGAAGCGCAGATGAATACTGTGCTAGAAGCGACAAACGCGAGGTGAAAAAGCATGAGACCGTCAGCGAGCTGTCCCAAGCAGATCCAGGACCGCCATTTTTCATGGCAGCTGAACG GTTTGCCGCAGCTGCCACGCCTCTGATTTCCATGGATTACAAGACTCTCATGGCGGCTGCTATGTGTAGAGCAGCAGAACTTGCCGGCTCGGCAGATTCTCTACCGACCACTCCCCGACCGTTAAACTGA